One Rosa chinensis cultivar Old Blush chromosome 5, RchiOBHm-V2, whole genome shotgun sequence genomic region harbors:
- the LOC112168448 gene encoding multiple organellar RNA editing factor 1, mitochondrial produces MAQNLLRLRRSLSSSLVANLHRSLSSTSALSSVPRSSSPSPSSSSAVVQSLQFRFQSRSFRSSSFSSARPPYGSNNQNDEIGPDTILFEGCDYNHWLIVMDFPRDNKPSPEEMVRTYEETCARGLNISVEEAKKKIYACSTTTYTGFQVLMTEEESEKFNGVPGVIFVFPDSLFFCTILEK; encoded by the exons ATGGCGCAGAACCTTCTCCGCCTCCGGCGAAGCCTAAGCAGCAGCCTCGTCGCAAATCTCCACCGCTCTCTATCGTCCACCTCCGCACTCTCCTCTGTCCCACGCTCCTCTTCCCCTTCcccttcctcctcctccgccgttGTTCAATCTCTCCAATTCCGCTTCCAATCTCGATCGTTCAGGTCGTCCTCCTTCTCTTCTGCACGGCCGCCTTACGGTAGCAACAACCAAAATGACGAGATTGGCCCCGACACCATACTCTTCGAAGGCTGCGATTACAACCACTGGCTCATCGTCATGGACTTCCCCAGAGATAACAAGCCTTCTCCCGAAGAGATGGTCAGAACTTATGAGGAAACCTGTGCCAGAGGCTTGAATATCAG TGTGGAAGaggcaaaaaagaaaatttatgcTTGTAGCACAACAACGTATACAGGCTTTCAGGTGTTGATGACTGAGGAAGAGTCTGAGAAGTTTAATG GTGTACCTGGAGTTATTTTTGTGTTCCCggattctttatttttctgcacGATACTGGAAAAATGA